In one window of Eggerthella guodeyinii DNA:
- the rplL gene encoding 50S ribosomal protein L7/L12, with product MAVTREEIIEALKEMSLLEASELVKDIEETFGVSAAAPVAVAAAAPAEGGAAAEEKTEFDVVLEGFGDNKIAVIKVVREITSLGLKEAKELVEGAPKPIQEGVNKEKAEEIKAKLEEAGAAVTIK from the coding sequence ATGGCTGTTACTCGCGAAGAGATCATTGAGGCCCTCAAGGAGATGTCCCTGCTCGAGGCGTCCGAACTGGTGAAGGACATCGAGGAGACCTTTGGCGTTTCCGCCGCCGCCCCCGTGGCCGTGGCCGCCGCCGCTCCTGCCGAGGGTGGCGCTGCTGCCGAGGAGAAGACCGAGTTCGACGTCGTGCTCGAGGGCTTCGGCGACAACAAGATCGCCGTCATCAAGGTTGTCCGTGAGATCACGAGCCTGGGCCTGAAGGAGGCCAAGGAGCTGGTCGAGGGCGCCCCGAAGCCGATCCAGGAGGGCGTGAACAAGGAGAAGGCCGAGGAGATCAAGGCCAAGCTCGAGGAAGCCGGCGCTGCCGTCACCATCAAGTAA
- a CDS encoding isocitrate/isopropylmalate dehydrogenase family protein: MASHTVTLIPGDGIGPETTAAMRRVVEASGADIAWEVAEAGAHLMEEHGTPLPASTVEAVKRNKVAIKGPITTPVGTGFRSVNVALRKALDLYVCLRPVLSIPGAGGRYDDVDLVIVRENSEDLYAGVEFEAGSAAARKLIALCEEEGAGTIRPDSGISIKPISTAASERIVRYAFDYAEKHGRAQVTAVHKANIMKYTDGLFLRAARDVAAAREGGIAFDERIVDAFCMNMVADPAQFDVVVFPNLYGDIASDLAAGLVGGLGIAPGANIGDEYAVFEAVHGSAPDIAGQNKANPTAQVLSAAMMLDHLGELEAAERIRRAVRAVYAEGACLTGDIRKATGCDRPAASCTEFTDALIAAIGTLE; the protein is encoded by the coding sequence ATGGCATCGCATACCGTGACCCTCATACCCGGTGACGGCATCGGCCCGGAGACGACGGCCGCCATGCGGCGGGTCGTGGAGGCGAGCGGCGCCGATATCGCGTGGGAGGTCGCCGAGGCGGGCGCGCACCTCATGGAGGAGCACGGCACGCCGCTGCCCGCATCCACCGTCGAAGCCGTCAAGCGGAACAAGGTGGCCATCAAGGGCCCCATCACCACGCCGGTGGGCACGGGCTTCCGCAGCGTGAACGTGGCGCTGCGCAAGGCGCTCGACCTGTACGTGTGCCTGCGCCCCGTGCTGTCCATCCCGGGGGCGGGCGGCCGCTACGACGACGTCGACCTCGTCATCGTGCGCGAGAACTCCGAGGACCTGTACGCGGGCGTCGAGTTCGAGGCGGGCTCCGCAGCCGCGCGCAAGCTCATCGCGCTGTGCGAGGAGGAGGGCGCCGGCACCATCCGCCCCGATTCCGGCATCTCCATCAAGCCGATCTCGACGGCGGCCTCCGAGCGCATCGTGCGCTACGCGTTCGACTACGCCGAGAAGCACGGGCGCGCCCAGGTGACCGCGGTGCACAAGGCCAACATCATGAAGTACACCGACGGCCTGTTCCTGCGCGCGGCGCGCGACGTGGCGGCCGCGCGCGAGGGCGGCATTGCGTTCGACGAGCGCATCGTCGACGCGTTCTGCATGAACATGGTGGCGGATCCCGCGCAGTTCGACGTGGTGGTGTTCCCGAACCTGTACGGCGACATCGCCAGCGACCTGGCCGCGGGCCTCGTGGGCGGCCTCGGCATCGCGCCGGGGGCGAACATCGGCGACGAGTACGCCGTGTTCGAGGCGGTGCACGGCTCGGCTCCCGACATAGCGGGGCAGAACAAGGCCAACCCCACGGCGCAGGTGCTGTCGGCGGCCATGATGCTCGACCACTTGGGCGAGCTCGAGGCGGCCGAGCGCATCCGCCGGGCGGTGCGCGCGGTGTACGCCGAGGGCGCGTGCCTGACGGGGGACATTCGCAAGGCAACCGGCTGCGACCGGCCGGCGGCAAGCTGTACGGAATTCACCGATGCCCTGATCGCGGCCATCGGAACGTTGGAGTAA
- a CDS encoding Tat pathway signal sequence: MKQTSGFDALIEALKQSGVNVDGRFDADHEAPSEGAGRSGNGGGSQPPHVNVEIPFADRMASWGKRALIVAAIVIILVGLGAYWWFHPPINIHSTDTWMFVAVFILLPLFLLFWSRSYSYKNGTSKVEPNAGKAKAFKWASYLPVLVAVIGVIGAVASLSIFPGNAAKYANVLQTETETFADDIKEVNYSEIPVIDRSSAILLGNREMGSIPDFVSQFEISPLYSQINYQNAPVRVSPLAYADLFKWFTNRDGGIPAYALVNMTTQDAEIVRLDDSPIYYSESEPLARNIDRHVQLSYPFYMFDQKSFEIDDDGHPWWICPVQSRTIGLFGGTTISRVVMVDATTGETQDLAIEDVPQWVDHAYPTDLLLEQYNWSGKYKDGWLNSVLGQRNVVQTTPGTDGNLGYNYIAKDDDVWVYTGVTSATADNSIVGFVLINQRTAESHFYSVSGATEDSAMQSAEGQVQNLRYQATFPLLINVSGQPTYFMALKDDAGLVKQFAMLDIQRYQNVAVGNTVAECQKAYQALLATNGVLTEEGVDTGSLEMQGTISTIAQAVMEGNSHFYVTLDEGEGIYDFALPGLIEIVGYKEGDTISFTYVEAEPTNPVEEILDSSKTGTSEKAAEQTAKEADATADAKGDAA, from the coding sequence GTGAAACAGACATCCGGTTTCGATGCGCTGATTGAAGCGCTCAAGCAGTCAGGGGTCAACGTGGACGGGCGGTTCGACGCCGACCATGAAGCGCCGTCCGAAGGCGCGGGCCGTTCGGGCAACGGGGGAGGGTCGCAGCCTCCGCACGTGAACGTGGAGATCCCGTTCGCCGACCGCATGGCCTCGTGGGGCAAACGCGCCCTCATCGTGGCCGCCATCGTCATCATCCTCGTCGGCCTCGGGGCCTACTGGTGGTTCCATCCGCCCATCAACATCCACTCGACCGATACGTGGATGTTCGTGGCCGTGTTCATCCTGCTGCCGCTGTTCCTGCTGTTCTGGAGCCGGTCGTACAGCTACAAGAACGGCACGAGCAAGGTGGAGCCGAACGCGGGCAAGGCCAAGGCGTTCAAGTGGGCGTCGTACCTGCCGGTGCTCGTGGCCGTGATCGGCGTGATCGGCGCCGTGGCGTCGCTGTCGATCTTCCCGGGCAACGCGGCGAAGTACGCCAACGTGCTGCAGACGGAGACGGAGACGTTCGCCGACGACATCAAGGAAGTCAACTACTCCGAGATCCCGGTCATCGACCGCAGCTCGGCCATCCTGCTGGGCAACCGCGAGATGGGCTCCATCCCCGACTTCGTCAGCCAGTTCGAGATCTCGCCGCTGTACAGCCAGATCAACTACCAGAACGCCCCGGTGCGCGTGAGCCCGCTTGCGTACGCCGACCTGTTCAAGTGGTTCACGAACCGCGACGGCGGCATCCCGGCGTATGCGCTCGTGAACATGACGACGCAGGACGCCGAGATCGTGCGGCTCGACGACAGCCCCATCTACTACTCGGAGTCCGAGCCGCTCGCGCGCAACATCGACCGCCACGTGCAGCTGAGCTACCCGTTCTACATGTTCGATCAGAAGTCGTTCGAGATCGACGACGACGGCCACCCGTGGTGGATCTGCCCGGTGCAGTCGCGTACCATCGGCCTGTTCGGCGGCACCACCATCAGCCGCGTGGTCATGGTGGACGCCACCACGGGCGAGACGCAGGACCTGGCCATCGAAGACGTGCCGCAGTGGGTGGACCACGCCTATCCCACCGACCTGCTGCTGGAGCAGTACAACTGGTCGGGCAAGTACAAGGACGGTTGGCTGAACTCGGTGCTGGGCCAGCGCAACGTCGTGCAGACCACGCCGGGCACCGACGGCAACTTGGGGTACAACTACATCGCCAAGGACGACGACGTGTGGGTGTACACGGGCGTCACCTCGGCCACCGCGGACAACTCCATCGTGGGCTTCGTGCTGATCAACCAGCGCACGGCCGAGTCGCACTTCTACTCGGTGTCGGGCGCGACCGAGGATTCGGCCATGCAGTCGGCCGAGGGCCAGGTGCAGAACCTGCGCTACCAGGCAACATTCCCGCTGCTGATCAACGTGTCGGGGCAGCCGACGTACTTCATGGCGCTCAAGGACGACGCGGGCCTCGTGAAGCAGTTCGCCATGCTCGACATCCAGCGCTACCAGAACGTGGCCGTGGGCAACACGGTGGCCGAGTGCCAGAAGGCCTACCAGGCGCTGCTCGCCACGAACGGCGTGCTGACCGAGGAGGGCGTCGACACCGGATCGCTTGAGATGCAGGGCACCATCTCCACCATCGCCCAGGCGGTGATGGAGGGCAACTCGCACTTCTACGTGACGCTTGACGAGGGCGAGGGCATCTACGACTTCGCGCTGCCCGGCCTCATCGAGATCGTCGGGTACAAGGAAGGCGACACCATCTCGTTCACGTACGTGGAAGCCGAGCCGACGAACCCCGTCGAGGAGATCCTCGATAGCTCGAAGACGGGTACGAGCGAGAAGGCTGCCGAGCAAACCGCGAAGGAAGCCGACGCGACGGCCGACGCCAAGGGAGACGCGGCGTAG
- the acnA gene encoding aconitate hydratase AcnA gives MTQENSRFASTLEVDGASYTYYPVSAIAGSEELPYALTVLLENVLRNAETPQAAEELAARIVEAGRAGAVGSEIEFSPARVLFQDFTGVPVFVDFAVMREACAQLGGDPTKINPQIPCDLVIDHSVIADVAGCAGALQRNMELEFSRNKERYDFLKWSQESFENVRIVPPGAGICHQLNIEQFAHVAMTAEGAPGETVAYFDTLVGTDSHTPTANGIGVLGWGVGGIEAEAAALGQPITTLVPKVVGVRLTGELGEDVMAMDVALTFAQMLRAKGVVGSFVECFGPGLGALSATQRTCISNMTPEYGSTCTLFPVDDQTLAYLRLTGRSDEQVALVEAYAKAQGFWNDPHAPARTYAEVIEFDLGAVERSIAGPSRPHDRIPLAEAQERFRAVCDERGLDLDRRVAVDLDGATHELTHGALAIAAVTSCTTATDPSMMLAAGLIAKKAAEAGLKPQPWVKCVLAPGSKATELLLERAGLLDGLRALGFYTCGFGCMSCIGNSGPIRDELHEVAESIELASVLSGNRNFEGRISPDVSQNYLAAPATVIAYALAGTMDVDLEHDALGTRADGTPVRLADIWPSDEEIAALVESHVDRALYEEGARGLYDGDAAWQALGSEPSDTFTWDDASTYVRRAPYFDGMEREPSAPEPIEAARVLALLGDFITTDHISPAGSIAADSPAARYLEERGVAPADFNTYGARRGNHEVMMRGTFANVKLQNKLAEGRRGGWTRDFATGEVLPLFDAAMGYEDAGEPLVVVAGKMYGSGSSRDWAAKGPALLGIRAAFAESFERIHRSNLIGMGILPLQFLDGESAESLGLDGSERFTVAPVDFSQGLPEPRVVDVTAERADGETVAFQATVRVDTPTEGRYYEHGGILPFVLRNLL, from the coding sequence ATGACGCAAGAGAACAGCCGATTCGCTTCGACGCTCGAGGTTGACGGCGCATCGTACACCTACTACCCGGTTTCCGCCATCGCGGGCTCCGAGGAGCTGCCGTACGCGCTGACGGTGCTGCTGGAGAACGTGCTGCGCAACGCCGAGACCCCGCAGGCGGCCGAGGAGCTGGCCGCGCGCATCGTCGAGGCCGGCCGCGCGGGCGCGGTGGGCAGCGAGATCGAGTTCTCGCCGGCGCGCGTGCTGTTCCAGGACTTCACGGGCGTGCCCGTGTTCGTGGACTTCGCCGTCATGCGCGAGGCCTGCGCCCAGCTGGGCGGCGACCCGACGAAGATCAACCCGCAGATCCCGTGCGACCTCGTGATCGACCACTCGGTCATCGCCGACGTGGCCGGCTGCGCCGGCGCGCTGCAGCGGAACATGGAGCTCGAGTTCTCCCGCAACAAGGAGCGCTACGACTTCCTGAAGTGGTCGCAGGAATCGTTCGAGAACGTGCGCATCGTGCCGCCCGGAGCGGGCATCTGCCACCAGCTGAACATCGAGCAGTTCGCCCACGTGGCCATGACCGCCGAGGGCGCGCCGGGCGAGACGGTGGCGTACTTCGACACGCTCGTGGGTACCGACAGCCACACGCCCACGGCCAACGGCATCGGCGTGCTGGGCTGGGGCGTGGGCGGCATCGAGGCCGAGGCGGCCGCGCTCGGCCAGCCCATCACGACGCTCGTGCCGAAGGTGGTGGGCGTGCGCCTGACCGGCGAGCTGGGCGAGGACGTCATGGCCATGGACGTGGCGCTGACGTTCGCCCAGATGCTGCGCGCCAAGGGCGTGGTGGGCAGCTTCGTGGAGTGCTTCGGCCCCGGCTTGGGCGCCTTGAGCGCCACGCAGCGCACGTGCATCTCGAACATGACGCCCGAATACGGCAGCACCTGCACGCTGTTCCCCGTGGACGACCAGACGCTCGCGTACCTGCGCCTCACCGGCCGCAGCGACGAGCAGGTGGCGCTCGTGGAGGCCTACGCGAAGGCGCAGGGCTTCTGGAACGACCCGCATGCCCCGGCGCGCACGTACGCCGAGGTCATCGAGTTCGACCTGGGCGCCGTGGAGCGCTCGATCGCCGGCCCCTCGCGTCCGCACGACCGCATCCCGCTGGCCGAGGCGCAGGAGCGCTTCCGCGCCGTGTGCGACGAGCGCGGCCTCGACCTCGACCGTCGCGTGGCGGTCGACCTCGACGGCGCGACGCACGAGCTGACCCACGGCGCGCTGGCCATCGCGGCGGTGACGAGCTGCACGACGGCCACCGACCCGTCCATGATGCTGGCCGCGGGCCTCATCGCGAAGAAGGCGGCGGAAGCCGGCCTCAAGCCGCAACCGTGGGTGAAGTGCGTGCTCGCGCCGGGCAGCAAGGCCACCGAGCTCTTGCTCGAGCGTGCCGGGCTGCTGGACGGCCTGCGCGCGCTGGGCTTCTACACCTGCGGCTTCGGGTGCATGAGCTGCATCGGCAACTCGGGCCCCATCCGCGACGAGCTGCACGAGGTGGCCGAGAGCATCGAGCTGGCCAGTGTGCTGTCGGGCAACCGCAACTTCGAGGGCCGCATCTCGCCCGACGTGTCGCAGAACTACCTGGCCGCTCCGGCCACGGTCATCGCGTACGCGCTGGCGGGCACGATGGACGTGGACCTCGAGCACGACGCGCTGGGCACGCGCGCCGACGGCACCCCGGTGCGCCTGGCCGACATCTGGCCGAGCGACGAGGAGATCGCCGCGCTCGTGGAGAGCCATGTCGACCGCGCCCTGTACGAGGAGGGCGCCCGCGGCCTCTACGACGGCGACGCGGCGTGGCAGGCGCTGGGGAGCGAGCCGAGCGACACGTTCACGTGGGACGACGCGTCCACGTACGTGCGCCGTGCGCCCTACTTCGACGGCATGGAGCGCGAGCCCTCCGCACCCGAGCCCATCGAGGCCGCCCGCGTGCTGGCGCTGCTGGGCGACTTCATCACCACCGACCACATCTCGCCCGCGGGCTCCATCGCGGCCGATTCGCCGGCGGCCCGCTACCTCGAGGAGCGCGGCGTGGCTCCGGCCGACTTCAACACCTACGGCGCGCGCCGCGGCAATCACGAGGTGATGATGCGCGGCACCTTCGCCAACGTGAAGTTGCAGAACAAGCTGGCCGAGGGCAGACGAGGCGGCTGGACGCGCGATTTCGCCACGGGCGAGGTGCTGCCGCTGTTCGACGCGGCCATGGGCTACGAGGACGCGGGCGAGCCGCTTGTGGTGGTGGCCGGCAAGATGTACGGCAGCGGCTCCTCGCGCGACTGGGCGGCGAAGGGCCCGGCGCTGCTGGGCATCCGCGCGGCGTTCGCCGAGAGCTTCGAGCGCATCCACCGGTCGAACCTCATCGGCATGGGCATCCTGCCGCTGCAGTTCCTGGACGGCGAGAGCGCCGAGAGCCTGGGGCTGGACGGCTCGGAGCGTTTCACGGTGGCGCCCGTCGATTTCTCGCAGGGGCTGCCCGAGCCGCGCGTGGTGGACGTGACCGCCGAGCGCGCGGACGGCGAGACGGTGGCGTTCCAAGCCACGGTGCGCGTGGACACGCCCACGGAGGGCCGCTATTACGAGCACGGCGGCATCCTTCCGTTCGTTCTGCGCAACCTTTTGTAA
- the rplJ gene encoding 50S ribosomal protein L10 → MPNAKNQEMLTKIKGDLDGVSAVWVVDYCGLTVKDIQALRTAIRESGASLKVYKNTLMHIALEESNLPTLDDMLAGPSAFVFAGDDVAAAAKAVKTFAKTNKNLEIKGGLMEGAQVSAAQVEAIASLPSREELLAQIAGAISGVARGLAVALNGVPSGLAQVTKAVADQKEAA, encoded by the coding sequence ATGCCCAACGCAAAGAATCAAGAGATGCTCACGAAGATCAAAGGCGACCTGGACGGCGTTTCCGCCGTGTGGGTGGTCGACTACTGCGGTCTGACGGTGAAGGACATCCAGGCGCTGCGTACGGCGATCCGCGAATCCGGTGCGAGCTTGAAGGTGTACAAGAACACGCTCATGCACATCGCCCTGGAGGAGTCGAACCTGCCCACGCTCGACGACATGCTTGCGGGTCCGAGCGCGTTCGTGTTCGCCGGCGACGATGTGGCTGCGGCTGCCAAGGCCGTGAAGACGTTCGCCAAGACCAACAAGAACCTGGAGATCAAGGGTGGCTTGATGGAAGGCGCGCAGGTGTCCGCCGCACAGGTGGAGGCCATCGCTTCTCTCCCGTCTCGCGAAGAGCTCCTGGCTCAGATCGCCGGCGCCATTTCCGGTGTCGCTCGCGGCCTCGCTGTTGCCCTCAACGGCGTGCCGAGCGGTCTTGCTCAGGTCACGAAGGCTGTGGCCGACCAGAAAGAAGCTGCTTAA
- a CDS encoding transglycosylase domain-containing protein gives MVFTVILAVIVAGCSGIYALGSSWIGDLEDYDVSDATQLNSSLPSVVLASDGTQLARFQVEYRDPVELDEISDYVLEGTVATEDERFYEHGGFDLAGIARAVYVNLTGSGKEGASTITQQYVRNTILADEMTDISFKRKVREMYLSVKMEEQYSKDEILLMYLNTINYGSGAYGIQAASQRYFSKDASELTLAEAATLIGIPQSPTYNNPFYGDGSNCLNRRNLVLDRMLSNGYITQEEHDAAQAEEIVLNPTETTVDGLEQYPYFASYVRDLLMDEDGDYRYSEDEIFKGGLTIQTTLDVSTQEAAEAAVREKRDNLADSDFELSAINGALVAIEPDTGYIKAMVGGDNWETEKYNLATGERGVDKPGRPCGSSFKVFTLIAALEAGISPQTMIDCTSPATIPNTEYGKTIPALENINNTNYGTRSIQRAFAVSSNTGFVRLEMALGADKVVDTAKKMGITSTLEPNASLTLGTQNVTMLDMATAYAIIANGGVRVDPTPILTITNSKGEVIVDNTTPDTELSKTHATQVISPEVAHAATEVMKSVVNTSEGTGQKAALPNGQVVAAKTGTSESYKDITFCGITPQMSVAIWFGDPNNEVSLPTSTGADDVFSSFMGVVLSGQPTEEFPQASDPAYKTFSDATYHIGGYSSSSDKSTGTQDSENEGTDNKSDGTQDKNTDKPSDNGTTPTPDPTPTPTPDPDPTPTPDPEPTPDPDPTPTPDPDPGTKPAAVSMSLDLWARKPF, from the coding sequence ATGGTGTTCACGGTTATTTTGGCCGTGATCGTTGCAGGCTGTTCGGGCATCTACGCCCTTGGTTCGTCGTGGATCGGCGACCTCGAGGACTACGACGTATCCGACGCCACCCAACTCAATTCGTCGCTGCCGTCCGTCGTTCTGGCGAGCGACGGCACGCAGCTCGCGCGCTTCCAGGTGGAGTACCGCGACCCGGTTGAGCTCGACGAGATCAGCGACTACGTGCTGGAAGGCACGGTGGCCACCGAGGACGAGCGCTTCTACGAGCACGGCGGGTTCGACCTCGCCGGCATCGCCCGCGCGGTGTACGTCAACCTCACCGGCTCGGGCAAGGAGGGCGCGTCCACCATCACGCAGCAGTACGTGCGCAACACCATCCTCGCCGACGAGATGACCGACATCTCGTTCAAGCGCAAGGTGCGCGAGATGTACCTGTCCGTCAAGATGGAGGAGCAGTACTCCAAGGACGAGATCCTGCTCATGTACCTCAACACCATCAACTACGGCTCGGGTGCCTACGGCATCCAGGCCGCGTCGCAGCGCTACTTCTCGAAGGACGCGAGCGAGCTGACGCTGGCCGAGGCGGCCACGCTCATCGGCATCCCCCAGTCGCCGACGTACAACAACCCCTTTTACGGCGATGGCAGCAACTGCCTGAACCGTCGCAACCTCGTGCTCGACCGCATGCTGTCGAACGGCTACATCACGCAGGAGGAGCACGATGCGGCCCAGGCCGAGGAGATCGTGCTCAACCCCACCGAAACGACGGTGGACGGCCTGGAGCAGTACCCGTACTTCGCAAGCTACGTGCGCGACCTGCTCATGGACGAGGACGGCGACTACCGCTACTCCGAGGACGAGATCTTCAAGGGCGGCCTCACCATCCAGACGACGCTCGACGTGAGCACCCAGGAAGCCGCGGAAGCCGCCGTGAGGGAGAAGCGCGACAACCTTGCCGATTCCGATTTCGAGCTGTCCGCCATCAACGGAGCGCTCGTGGCCATCGAGCCCGACACGGGGTACATCAAGGCGATGGTGGGCGGCGACAATTGGGAGACCGAGAAATACAACCTGGCTACCGGTGAGCGGGGTGTCGATAAGCCTGGTCGCCCCTGCGGCTCCTCGTTCAAGGTGTTCACGCTCATCGCGGCGCTCGAAGCGGGTATCAGCCCTCAGACGATGATCGATTGCACCTCGCCAGCAACCATTCCCAACACCGAATACGGTAAGACCATTCCGGCGTTGGAGAACATCAACAACACCAATTACGGCACCCGCTCCATTCAGCGCGCGTTCGCGGTGTCGTCGAACACGGGTTTTGTGCGTCTCGAAATGGCGCTTGGCGCCGATAAGGTTGTCGATACGGCTAAGAAGATGGGGATCACCTCGACGTTGGAGCCGAATGCTTCGTTGACGCTCGGTACGCAGAACGTGACCATGCTCGACATGGCGACGGCGTATGCGATCATCGCAAACGGCGGTGTGCGCGTCGATCCCACGCCCATCCTCACCATCACGAATTCGAAGGGCGAGGTGATCGTCGACAACACCACGCCCGACACCGAGCTTTCGAAGACGCATGCGACGCAGGTTATCTCGCCTGAGGTTGCTCACGCTGCCACCGAGGTCATGAAGAGCGTCGTGAACACCTCCGAGGGCACGGGCCAGAAAGCGGCTTTGCCGAACGGCCAGGTGGTTGCTGCGAAGACGGGTACGAGCGAGAGCTACAAGGACATCACGTTCTGCGGTATCACGCCGCAGATGTCGGTTGCCATCTGGTTCGGGGATCCGAACAACGAAGTGTCGCTTCCTACGAGCACCGGTGCGGACGATGTGTTCAGCAGCTTCATGGGCGTCGTGCTCAGCGGGCAGCCGACGGAAGAGTTCCCGCAGGCGTCCGATCCGGCGTACAAGACTTTTTCCGATGCGACGTATCATATCGGCGGGTATTCGAGCTCGTCTGACAAGAGCACCGGCACTCAAGATAGCGAAAACGAGGGAACGGACAACAAGTCCGACGGCACCCAGGACAAGAACACGGACAAGCCGTCGGACAATGGCACGACTCCGACGCCCGATCCGACTCCGACGCCGACCCCGGACCCCGATCCGACGCCGACGCCCGATCCCGAACCAACACCCGACCCCGATCCGACGCCAACGCCTGATCCCGACCCTGGCACCAAGCCCGCCGCCGTTTCGATGTCTCTTGATTTGTGGGCTCGGAAACCGTTCTGA
- a CDS encoding DUF4013 domain-containing protein → MQTGYFNAAWQDIKNSPGWFGKLVLLSLLSLIPIFGWLVVLGYLYGWARDIAWNVHGPLPKRIFGNEDGKLYSRGFFAMVIGFVCMLAPWILEAVWGAITGMGTAWSGRGHGGLFMFVGLSTMIFSLLIIAASFFATLFSWVGSMRMSVYGRLGAGFQFGKVWAMIRHDFSGLLRILGMAIVLAVVIGIVVSILIFVLVLIGLFIGFAMTGGNLNIQSSHPGAAVWAIVFATGGIILVFAVLCGILSTGMYVFVEMMIVRALGYWTRQFDVPAWRGQDDPMPFELAGAAGYPPVQQPPHVPPTGQPPAQG, encoded by the coding sequence ATGCAAACCGGTTACTTCAACGCCGCTTGGCAGGATATCAAGAACTCCCCGGGCTGGTTCGGCAAGCTCGTGCTGTTGTCGCTGCTCAGCCTCATTCCCATCTTCGGCTGGCTCGTCGTGCTGGGCTACCTGTACGGGTGGGCGCGCGACATCGCGTGGAACGTGCACGGACCCCTGCCGAAGCGCATCTTCGGCAACGAAGACGGCAAGCTGTACAGCCGCGGCTTCTTCGCGATGGTCATCGGCTTCGTGTGCATGCTGGCGCCGTGGATCCTCGAAGCGGTGTGGGGTGCCATCACCGGCATGGGCACCGCCTGGTCGGGACGGGGGCACGGCGGCCTGTTCATGTTCGTCGGCCTGTCCACGATGATATTCTCCCTGCTCATCATCGCAGCTTCGTTCTTCGCGACGCTGTTCTCGTGGGTGGGCTCCATGCGTATGAGCGTGTACGGCCGTCTGGGCGCCGGCTTCCAGTTCGGCAAGGTCTGGGCCATGATCCGCCACGATTTCAGCGGCCTGCTGCGCATCCTCGGCATGGCCATCGTGCTGGCCGTCGTCATCGGCATCGTCGTGTCCATCCTCATATTCGTCCTCGTGCTCATCGGGCTGTTCATCGGCTTCGCGATGACGGGCGGCAACCTGAACATCCAGTCGTCGCATCCCGGCGCCGCCGTCTGGGCCATCGTGTTCGCCACGGGCGGCATCATCCTCGTGTTCGCGGTGCTGTGCGGCATCCTGAGCACGGGCATGTACGTGTTCGTCGAGATGATGATCGTGCGCGCGCTGGGCTATTGGACGCGCCAGTTCGACGTGCCCGCATGGCGCGGCCAGGACGACCCCATGCCCTTCGAGCTTGCCGGCGCGGCGGGCTATCCGCCCGTGCAGCAGCCGCCGCACGTGCCGCCTACCGGGCAGCCGCCCGCGCAGGGCTAG